A region from the Diadema setosum chromosome 13, eeDiaSeto1, whole genome shotgun sequence genome encodes:
- the LOC140237260 gene encoding uncharacterized protein: MQSIRTIVLAKNFIDEVLEAAWTIPTLQTLDLSYNLLDTVKKRRLVGLSNLQTLNISFNVLTIITLQSFSGLSNLRKLYISNEKRAYLNGMLRVLSKLQFLDMSNNPISWMSIDQFTNNADLEELRMERGQLLGRDLFDNSQNMSIFRGLVSLGKLRLKGNFLHQLDVRTFSNLSNLYYLDMSESRITVLVPQIFKDLLSLRFLYLNANKLMALNGHVFQGLENLTVLFIQNNSLSKIEKQTFASTLQLRELHLPGNHINTILPGTSFPTRDHSLSIDISRNPISCTCELQWFSNWLHTANIKMQHPDRTLCSSASLQVLKNKPILSFDPGDFCGVDSALISGLSLTGAAVFLLTVLAYINRWWLNYKFFLLKLALFGYKEVEEDVAEEDYHYQLNVMFHDNDEGFVNDILRPALMQRMPHLQHIIYGDDDLNVGMFYVDALYHAIESSYKSVLLISNQSVGDVWFMTKLRMALEHLNETRLDKIILVFLEDIEDDNLPYLVRLFLSRNRPYMLWTEDEDGQELFWATLEKNMRSNRVLNNIIPV, from the coding sequence ATGCAATCAATAAGGACTATAGTGCTTGCAAAAAATTTCATTGATGAAGTTCTAGAAGCAGCATGGACCATCCCCACCCTTCAAACACTTGATCTCTCATACAACCTCCTGGACACTGTCAAGAAAAGAAGATTGGTTGGTCTGTCAAACCTTCAAACATTGAACATCTCGTTCAATGTTCTCACTATTATTACTCTGCAGTCCTTTTCTGGTCTATCAAACCTGCGGAAGCTCTACATCTCGAATGAGAAACGTGCATATTTGAATGGTATGCTAAGGGTTTTATCTAAGCTGCAATTCTTGGATATGTCAAACAACCCAATCTCTTGGATGTCCATTGATCAATTCACCAACAATGCTGACCTTGAGGAGCTGCGAATGGAACGAGGACAGTTGCTGGGCAGAGACTTATTTGACAACAGTCAAAACATGTCTATTTTCAGAGGTCTTGTTTCCCTGGGAAAACTCCGTTTGAAGGGGAACTTTTTGCATCAATTAGATGTTCGTACATTCTCAAACCTCTCCAATCTTTACTACCTGGATATGAGTGAGTCACGCATCACTGTTCTTGTCCCTCAAATATTCAAAGATTTACTTTCTCTAAGATTCTTGTATCTGAATGCCAACAAATTAATGGCACTTAATGGGCATGTGTTTCAGGGACTTGAAAACTTAACAGTACTTTTCATCCAGAACAAttcactcagcaaaattgagaAGCAGACCTTTGCATCTACTCTACAACTACGAGAGCTGCATTTGCCTGGGAATCATATCAACACCATACTTCCTGGCACCAGCTTTCCAACCAGAGATCATTCTCTGTCTATTGACATCTCCAGGAATCCTATCTCCTGCACCTGTGAGCTACAGTGGTTCAGCAACTGGCTTCACACTgccaacatcaaaatgcaacatCCTGATCGGACGCTGTGCTCCAGCGCCTCACTGCAGGTGCTCAAAAACAAGCCTATACTGTCCTTTGATCCAGGTGACTTCTGTGGTGTGGACAGTGCTCTCATCAGTGGACTATCCCTGACAGGAGCGGCTGTATTTCTCCTCACTGTCCTCGCTTACATCAATCGCTGGTGGCTGAACTACAAATTCTTTTTGCTGAAGCTAGCCTTGTTTGGCTACAAGGAGGTTGAAGAAGATGTAGCAGAGGAGGACTACCACTACCAGCTCAACGTCATGTTCCATGACAATGATGAGGGATTTGTGAATGACATCCTGAGACCAGCCTTGATGCAGAGGATGCCCCATCTGCAGCACATCATCTACGGGGACGATGACCTCAACGTAGGGATGTTCTACGTCGATGCCCTCTATCATGCTATTGAGAGCAGCTACAAGTCGGTCCTGTTGATAAGCAATCAGTCTGTGGGTGATGTCTGGTTTATGACCAAGCTCCGTATGGCACTGGAGCACTTGAATGAGACCAGACTGGACAAAATCATTCTTGTGTTTCTGGAGGACATTGAGGATGACAACCTGCCCTATCTTGTCAGGCTCTTTCTGAGTAGGAACCGACCCTACATGTTGTGGACCGAGGATGAAGATGGGCAGGAACTGTTCTGGGCCACTTTAGAGAAGAACATGAGGTCTAATAGGGTTCTCAACAATATCATTCCTGTTTGA